ATGATTATTTCAAGAAAAGCGGGCAAGAAGTCAGTGTTACCGTTTCTTCCAGTGGAACCCTATTTGCGCAGCTTACTCATGGTGCTCAATTTGATGTATTCCTCTCTGCCGATACAGCCAGGCCCAATGCGTTGATAAAGGCAGGGCGTGTTAGCGCTGAAGATGTGCATGTTTACGCTAAAGGTAGGTTGGCCTTTCTGTCTTCTCATACTACCGCTTCAACACCACACTTTACTGCTGGGGCATTGGCTGGGAAAAAGCTGGCTATCGCTAACCCTAAACTTGCTCCTTATGGCAACGCAGCAAAGCAGTATCTTGTTAATACCAATCAGTGGAATGCTGTTTCCCCCCATATTGTGATGGGTAAAAACGTACTTCAAACCTATCAGTTTTTTACTACAGGTAACGCCGATTATGCCTTGGTGGCATACTCCCTCGCCCTAGCTGACAAGCGAATTAATTGGACTGATAAGCGAATAAATGAGGCTGATGAGCAAAATATTTCTGGGCGCAATGCTTATGTCGAAAGCGGGGTCGAAGGCGATGGGGCAATACTCATTCCCGACACCCTACATCAACCAATATTACAAAGCCTTGCAGTTACCGCCGCAGCCGACAGAAAAGCCGCAGCATCTGCATTTGCTCGTTACTTATTGTCATTAGACGTACAGGGAAATTTGCCCAATTGGGGCTATCAACCCGCTGATGATTCATTATCGGTTAGCGTAACTTCCAGTATTAATGAGAACAAGCGAGTAGATAACAGAGTCACTAGGGGTATACCATAAATGCTAGAACATAGCGCCTTTGCTGCGGTAGGGTTAACCCTAAAACTGGCCTTTTTAACCAGCGTGCTGTTAATGGTATTGGTTACTCCTCTGGCGTGGAAGTTGGCAAATTGGCAACATAAATTAAAACCCGTATTCATGTCGGTACTTGCATTACCTTTAGTGCTTCCACCCACCGTGCTCGGCTTTTACCTGTTGGTGGCTTTTTCGCCCCAAAGCCCAGTTGGGGAAGGGTGGCAATGGCTCACAGGCCATCAGCTAGCGTTTAGTTTTGAAGGCTTAGTGATAGGCTCTTTTATTTACTCATTACCCTTTGCGCTGCAGCCCTTGTATAGCGGCTTTACTCAACTCGATAAACGGTATGTTGAAGTGGCGCATTCATTAGGCTTTGGAAAAATAGAGGCGTTTTTCAGCATCATACTTCCTTTGTGCAAAGCGCCGTTGATAGTGGCATTCGGTCTTAGCTTTGCGCATACCATTGGTGAATTTGGTGTGGTGTTAATGATTGGGGGGAATATTCCAGGCGAAACCCAAGTGCTCTCAATTGCATTGTATGAACACGTTGAAGCCTTAGAATATGGCCAAGCACATGCACTTTCGTTGGGGCTACTATTGTTTTCATTTTTACTGCTTACGCTGCTGTATCGCTTTAATGGAAAAGGAGGGCAAGGTTGGAGTTCAATATCTCGTTAGAAAACCGCATTAATGCGAAATCCGCATTACCATCTTCCATGCAGGTAGTGGGTATTACCGGGCCATCAGGTGCGGGTAAAAGCAGCTTGCTTCGTGCGCTAGCTGGGTTCGAACAAGAAGCATCAGTAAGTGTTAATTGGTTTGCTGAAGATGCTAAACCTATTGCTAGCGCAACAGTTAACGCGCATTCAGCAACCAAGGAAATAAACGTAAATAGCGCGCCCATCCGCGTGCGGGTAGGTTTGGTATTTCAGCAGCCTATGCTATTTCCTCATGTAAATGTAAAAGGTAATTTAGCACTGGCCGAACGTCATGCTGGCTCAAAGGCGTTAAAAGTTGAGCATGCTATTGCTGGTTGTGAGTGCGAACATTTACTGCATAAATCAATAGACAGCCTTTCAGGTGGTGAAGCGCAGCGGGTGGCATTAGCGCGTGCATTGGTTAATGGGCCAGATGTGCTGATGCTTGATGAGTCGTTAAGCGCATTAGATGCGGCTTTACGCAGCAAAATCCTACGATTTCTAGTCAAAACCTGTGGGCGCCTAAATATAAAATTGATCATGGTGTCTCACGATGTTCAAGACTTGGCTCTATTCTGTGATGGGCTGATATCTGTTGTTGATGGCGAGGTAGAGGCGACGGGTTCAGTAGCTTACGTTATGGCGAAAATCGCTAGCCAAGGAAGCGTAGAAAACCCCTGTGCCATTTTAGAAGGTGAGATAATTAAGAACTCGGATGATTTTCCTCACCCGTTTACGCGTTTGAATGTAAGCGGCAATATATTGTACGCCAAAGCTACCGTGCAATGTGATAGTAAACTGAATACAAATAATAAAGACGAGCAAGGGTTGAGCACTGACCAGCATCAGCAGCGAGGAAAAATAGCCGTTTTTGCCAGCGAGGTGAGTATCGATACCAATACAAAAGTGAATGTGCCCTCTAGCAGTATCTTAAACGCGTTACCGTGCGAAGTAGTGGAAATTTACCACCCTGAAATACCGCAATCTGAAAACCAGCAACTACAAACCGCAATCGTGATGCTAACTCATGGTAATCAAGTGTTGTATGCCAGAGTAAGCACCTTGTCGATTGAAAGGTTGAAACTTGAACCTGGTTTATCCGTGGTGGCTAGGTTCAAACTTCAGTAGGTTTGCAAAGCGTTTTAAAGTGCAGCGTTTACTATTCCTAGGTACTAACTTCCTAGATCTAAGTTCTCTAGATCTAAGTTTTCTAGGTCTAAATTCCCAGCCTTATATTCCCATTGTCTAAATTGCCGCTGAATAGCGAGAGATATGATGATCTTTATTTAGGTAAGCATCGAACCTTGCACATATTGCTCTTATATAAATGCGAGACTTATCTGGCACACTAATATATCGATCGCGAAGTTCAATAATACCGTCGTCTACTAACGATTTAAGGCTCGTTAATTCAATACAGAAATAGCCATTGAATTTAATATTGTACTTGTCTTCAATATCTTTCTTATCTAAATACAAATTACACATTAAAGACATAATCACGTCTCGACGAATGCGATCGTCTAGGGTTAACGCAATGCCGTTGGCGGTTAGCGGTATGTCGTTGTCCAACCGGTTGTAATAGTCTTTAAGTTGTTTGGGGTTCTGGCCATATGCATTGCCTATTGTACTAATGGCAGATACGCCCAAACCAAGTAAGTCACTGTTTTTATGCGTGGTGTAGCCTTGAAAGTTTC
The nucleotide sequence above comes from Alteromonas naphthalenivorans. Encoded proteins:
- the modA gene encoding molybdate ABC transporter substrate-binding protein — translated: MAVGAKIPACSKMILACLRISPAFLSMQVGNPKGRAGTFLPVVFFTLCLACNAAVSNSNLSSYEQTDAYKNAIADNNAISKNNHQHDEHHEVVASKKDAATNDTAVPILSSPLQIAVAANFAKPLRTIANDYFKKSGQEVSVTVSSSGTLFAQLTHGAQFDVFLSADTARPNALIKAGRVSAEDVHVYAKGRLAFLSSHTTASTPHFTAGALAGKKLAIANPKLAPYGNAAKQYLVNTNQWNAVSPHIVMGKNVLQTYQFFTTGNADYALVAYSLALADKRINWTDKRINEADEQNISGRNAYVESGVEGDGAILIPDTLHQPILQSLAVTAAADRKAAASAFARYLLSLDVQGNLPNWGYQPADDSLSVSVTSSINENKRVDNRVTRGIP
- the modB gene encoding molybdate ABC transporter permease subunit — encoded protein: MLEHSAFAAVGLTLKLAFLTSVLLMVLVTPLAWKLANWQHKLKPVFMSVLALPLVLPPTVLGFYLLVAFSPQSPVGEGWQWLTGHQLAFSFEGLVIGSFIYSLPFALQPLYSGFTQLDKRYVEVAHSLGFGKIEAFFSIILPLCKAPLIVAFGLSFAHTIGEFGVVLMIGGNIPGETQVLSIALYEHVEALEYGQAHALSLGLLLFSFLLLTLLYRFNGKGGQGWSSISR
- a CDS encoding ATP-binding cassette domain-containing protein, which gives rise to MEFNISLENRINAKSALPSSMQVVGITGPSGAGKSSLLRALAGFEQEASVSVNWFAEDAKPIASATVNAHSATKEINVNSAPIRVRVGLVFQQPMLFPHVNVKGNLALAERHAGSKALKVEHAIAGCECEHLLHKSIDSLSGGEAQRVALARALVNGPDVLMLDESLSALDAALRSKILRFLVKTCGRLNIKLIMVSHDVQDLALFCDGLISVVDGEVEATGSVAYVMAKIASQGSVENPCAILEGEIIKNSDDFPHPFTRLNVSGNILYAKATVQCDSKLNTNNKDEQGLSTDQHQQRGKIAVFASEVSIDTNTKVNVPSSSILNALPCEVVEIYHPEIPQSENQQLQTAIVMLTHGNQVLYARVSTLSIERLKLEPGLSVVARFKLQ